The Apium graveolens cultivar Ventura chromosome 11, ASM990537v1, whole genome shotgun sequence genome has a window encoding:
- the LOC141698343 gene encoding uncharacterized protein At5g01610-like — protein sequence MIHQLKKHNTTLFLTIFIASTLLLVVKASPLQSTTRSIYDILKLYGLPMGLLPKGVKDFSFDDSSGRFEVHLDQACNAKFENELHYDQNISGNLSYGEINGLNGILAQDLFLWFAVKEIRVDVPSSGLIYFDVGVVSKQFSLSSFETPRDCLAVQSSAVQHLHIFDETAFIKQPVTSAYKTSSENFSYQLGYKGLALATL from the exons ATGATTCATCAACTCAAGAAACACAATACTACTCTGTTTTTGACAATTTTCATTGCTTCAACCTTATTATTAGTTGTAAAGGCTTCACCTTTACAATCAACTACAAGGTCAATATATGATATACTTAAATTATATGGCTTGCCAATGGGTTTATTACCAAAGGGTGTTAAAGATTTTAGCTTTGATGATTCTAGTGGTAGATTTGAAGTCCATTTAGATCAAGCTTGCAATGCTAAGTTTGAGAATGAATTACATTATGATCAAAATATTTCTGGGAATTTAAGTTATGGTGAAATCAATGGTTTAAATGGGATTTTAGCTCAAGATTTGTTTTTGTGGTTTGCTGTTAAAGAGATTCGAGTTGATGTTCCAAGCTCTGGTTTGATTTACTTTGATGTTGGTGTTGTTTCTAAGCAATTctctttgtcttcttttgaaaCTCCAAGGGATTGTTTGGCTGTTCAGTCATCTGCTGTGCAACATCTTCACATTTTTGATGAGACTGCCTTTATTAAACAACCTGTTACTTCTGCTTATAAG ACTTCTTCCGAAAATTTTAGTTACCAACTTGGTTACAAGGGTTTGGCTCTGGCTACTTTATGA